A single Pseudomonas sp. MM223 DNA region contains:
- the hslV gene encoding ATP-dependent protease subunit HslV (*Name hslV), whose protein sequence is MTTIVSVRRNGKVVMGGDGQVSLGNTVMKGNAKKVRRLYHGQVIAGFAGATADAFTLFERFEGQLEKHQGHLVRAAVELAKEWRTDRSLSRLEAMLAVANKDASLIITGNGDVVEPEDGLIAMGSGGAYAQAAARALLNKTDLSAREIAETALNIAGDICVFTNHNLTIEEQDLAD, encoded by the coding sequence TTGACCACCATCGTTTCTGTCCGCCGTAACGGCAAAGTCGTCATGGGCGGCGACGGCCAGGTATCCCTCGGCAACACCGTGATGAAAGGCAACGCCAAGAAAGTGCGCCGCCTGTACCACGGCCAGGTCATCGCTGGCTTCGCAGGTGCCACCGCCGATGCCTTCACCCTGTTCGAGCGCTTCGAAGGCCAGCTGGAAAAACACCAGGGCCACCTGGTCCGCGCTGCCGTCGAACTGGCCAAGGAATGGCGTACCGACCGTTCCCTGAGCCGCCTGGAGGCCATGTTGGCCGTGGCCAACAAGGATGCCTCGCTGATCATCACCGGCAACGGTGACGTGGTCGAACCCGAAGACGGCCTGATCGCCATGGGGTCCGGTGGCGCCTATGCCCAGGCCGCAGCCCGCGCCCTGCTGAACAAAACCGACCTTTCGGCCCGCGAAATCGCTGAAACCGCCCTGAACATCGCCGGCGACATCTGCGTGTTCACCAACCACAACCTGACCATCGAGGAGCAGGACCTGGCCGACTGA
- a CDS encoding hypothetical protein (UPF0301 protein AlgH), giving the protein MKTLAPSYLKHQFLIAMPHMADPNFAQTLTYIVEHNEHGAMGLVVNRPQELSLADILEQLRPDETPPPSTLQVPIYQGGPVQTDRGFVLHSSECSFQATVALEGLALTTSQDVLLAIAAGVGPKQSLITLGYAGWEAGQLEAELADNAWLNCPFDPDIIFDRASDLRLDAAAASLGINLHLLTSQAGHA; this is encoded by the coding sequence ATGAAAACCCTCGCCCCGAGCTACCTCAAGCACCAGTTCCTGATCGCCATGCCGCATATGGCCGATCCGAACTTCGCCCAGACCCTCACGTACATCGTCGAGCACAATGAGCATGGCGCCATGGGCCTGGTGGTCAACCGCCCGCAGGAACTGAGCCTGGCCGACATCCTCGAACAGCTGCGCCCGGATGAAACGCCACCGCCCAGCACCTTGCAGGTGCCGATCTACCAGGGTGGCCCGGTGCAGACCGACCGCGGCTTCGTGCTGCATAGCAGCGAATGCAGCTTCCAGGCCACCGTCGCCCTCGAAGGGCTGGCGCTGACCACATCGCAGGATGTGCTGCTCGCCATTGCCGCCGGGGTAGGCCCGAAACAGAGCCTGATCACACTGGGGTATGCCGGCTGGGAAGCGGGGCAACTGGAAGCGGAACTGGCCGACAACGCCTGGCTCAACTGCCCGTTCGACCCGGACATCATCTTTGACCGGGCCAGCGACCTGCGCCTGGATGCAGCGGCCGCCAGCCTGGGGATCAACCTGCACCTGCTGACCAGCCAGGCGGGCCACGCCTGA
- the yqgF gene encoding Putative pre-16S rRNA nuclease (*Name yqgF), translating to MAELRLLLGFDYGSKQIGVAVGQVVTGQARELCTLKAQNGVPDWVQVEKLINEWKPDAIVVGLPLNMDGTPSEMSARAEKFARRLNGRFNLPVHTHDERLTTFEAKGERMARGGQRGSYRDNPVDAIAAALLLQGWLEANT from the coding sequence ATGGCTGAACTACGCCTCTTGCTGGGTTTCGACTACGGCAGCAAACAGATCGGCGTGGCCGTAGGCCAGGTGGTCACCGGCCAAGCCCGCGAACTGTGCACCCTGAAGGCTCAGAACGGGGTGCCGGACTGGGTTCAGGTGGAAAAGCTCATCAATGAGTGGAAACCCGATGCCATTGTCGTTGGCCTGCCATTGAACATGGACGGCACACCCAGCGAAATGAGCGCCCGTGCCGAAAAGTTCGCCCGCCGCCTGAACGGTCGCTTCAACCTGCCCGTGCACACCCACGACGAACGCCTGACCACCTTCGAGGCCAAAGGCGAGCGCATGGCCCGTGGCGGCCAGCGCGGCAGTTACCGCGACAACCCGGTCGATGCCATCGCCGCCGCCCTGTTGCTGCAAGGCTGGCTGGAGGCCAATACCTGA
- the rutD_2 gene encoding Putative aminoacrylate hydrolase RutD (*Name rutD_2): MSNKNNDELQRQASENTLGLNPVIGIRRKDLLSSARTVLRQAVRQPLHSAKHVAHFGLELKNVLLGKSSLAPESDDRRFNDPAWSNNPLYRRYLQTYLAWRKELQDWIGNSDLPPQDISRGQFVINLMTEAMAPTNTLSNPAAVKRFFETGGKSLLDGLSNLAKDMVNNGGMPSQVNMEAFEVGKNLGTSEGAVVFRNDVLELIQYSPITEQVHARPLLVVPPQINKFYVFDLSPEKSLARYCLRSQQQTFIISWRNPTKAQREWGLSTYIDALKEAVDAVLAITGSKDLNMLGACSGGITCTALVGHYAAIGENKVNALTLLVSVLDTTMDNQVALFVDEQTLEAAKRHSYQAGVLEGSEMAKVFAWMRPNDLIWNYWVNNYLLGNEPPVFDILFWNNDTTRLPAAFHGDLIEMFKSNPLIRPDALEVCGTPIDLKNVHCDIFSVAGTADHITPWQSCYRSAHLFGGKIEFVLSNSGHIQSILNPPGNPKARFMTGADRPGDPVAWQENATKHADSWWLHWQSLAERTRRGAEKSTYPPGQPRLCRWRSRPGHLRSRALSCAAVAAMRAPRHFFHDRVERMPEPYIFRTVELDDQSIRTAVRPGKPHLTPLLIFNGIGANLELVFPFIEALDPDLEVIAFDVPGVGGSSTPRHPYRFPGLAKLTARMLDYLDYGQVSAIGVSWGGALAQQFAHDYPERCKKLVLAATAAGAVMVPGKPKVLWMMASPRRYVQPSHVIRIAPLIYGGAFRRDPDLAMHHASKVRSGGKLGYYWQLFAGLGWTSIHWLHKIHQPTLVLAGDDDPLIPLINMRLLAWRIPNAQLHIIDDGHLFLITRAEAVAPIIMKFLQEERQRAVMHPRPASGG; this comes from the coding sequence ATGAGTAACAAGAACAACGATGAGCTGCAGCGGCAGGCCTCGGAAAACACCCTGGGGCTGAACCCGGTCATCGGCATTCGCCGCAAGGACCTGTTGAGCTCGGCACGCACCGTGCTGCGCCAGGCCGTGCGCCAACCGCTGCACAGCGCCAAGCATGTGGCCCACTTTGGCCTGGAGCTGAAAAACGTGCTGTTGGGCAAGTCCAGCCTGGCCCCGGAAAGCGACGACCGTCGCTTCAATGACCCGGCCTGGAGCAACAACCCGCTGTACCGCCGCTACTTGCAAACCTACCTGGCCTGGCGCAAGGAGCTGCAGGACTGGATCGGCAACAGCGACCTGCCCCCCCAGGACATCAGCCGCGGCCAGTTCGTCATCAACCTGATGACCGAAGCCATGGCACCGACCAATACCTTGTCCAACCCGGCAGCGGTCAAACGCTTCTTCGAAACCGGCGGCAAGAGCCTGCTCGACGGCCTGTCCAACCTGGCCAAGGACATGGTCAACAATGGCGGCATGCCCAGCCAGGTGAACATGGAAGCCTTCGAAGTGGGCAAGAACCTGGGCACCAGCGAAGGGGCGGTGGTGTTCCGCAACGATGTGCTGGAGCTGATCCAGTACAGCCCCATCACCGAACAGGTGCATGCCCGCCCGCTACTGGTGGTGCCACCGCAGATCAACAAGTTCTACGTGTTCGACCTGAGCCCGGAAAAGAGCCTGGCGCGCTACTGCCTGCGCTCGCAGCAGCAAACCTTCATCATCAGCTGGCGCAACCCGACCAAGGCCCAGCGTGAATGGGGCCTGTCCACCTACATCGATGCGCTCAAGGAAGCCGTCGACGCGGTGCTGGCGATTACCGGCAGCAAAGACCTGAACATGCTCGGTGCCTGCTCCGGCGGTATCACCTGCACCGCGCTGGTGGGCCACTACGCCGCCATTGGCGAAAACAAGGTCAATGCCCTGACCCTGCTGGTCAGCGTGCTGGACACCACCATGGACAACCAGGTGGCATTGTTCGTCGACGAACAGACCCTGGAAGCCGCCAAGCGCCACTCCTACCAGGCTGGCGTGCTGGAAGGCAGCGAAATGGCCAAGGTGTTCGCCTGGATGCGCCCCAACGACCTGATCTGGAACTACTGGGTCAACAACTACCTGCTCGGCAACGAGCCGCCGGTGTTCGACATCCTGTTCTGGAACAACGACACCACGCGCCTGCCGGCCGCCTTCCACGGCGACCTGATCGAAATGTTCAAGAGCAACCCCTTGATCCGCCCGGACGCCCTGGAAGTGTGCGGCACCCCGATCGACCTGAAGAATGTGCACTGCGACATCTTCAGCGTTGCCGGTACCGCCGACCACATTACCCCGTGGCAATCGTGCTACCGCTCGGCGCACTTGTTCGGCGGCAAGATCGAGTTCGTGCTGTCCAACAGCGGCCACATCCAGAGCATCCTCAACCCGCCAGGCAACCCCAAGGCGCGCTTCATGACCGGCGCCGATCGCCCGGGCGACCCGGTGGCCTGGCAGGAAAACGCCACCAAGCATGCCGACTCCTGGTGGCTGCACTGGCAGAGCCTGGCTGAGCGAACGCGCCGGGGAGCTGAAAAAAGCACCTACCCGCCTGGGCAACCGCGCTTATGCCGCTGGCGAAGCCGCCCCGGGCACCTACGTTCACGAGCGTTGAGTTGCGCTGCCGTGGCCGCCATGAGGGCGCCACGGCACTTTTTTCACGACAGAGTCGAACGCATGCCGGAACCCTACATCTTCAGGACCGTCGAACTGGACGACCAGTCCATTCGCACCGCCGTCCGCCCGGGCAAGCCGCACCTGACACCGTTGCTGATCTTCAACGGCATCGGCGCCAACCTGGAGCTGGTGTTCCCGTTCATCGAGGCGCTGGACCCGGACCTGGAGGTGATCGCCTTCGATGTGCCCGGTGTAGGTGGTTCATCCACCCCGCGTCACCCCTATCGCTTTCCTGGCCTGGCCAAGCTCACGGCACGCATGCTCGATTACCTGGACTACGGCCAGGTCAGCGCCATCGGCGTGTCCTGGGGCGGCGCCCTGGCCCAGCAATTTGCCCACGACTACCCGGAGCGCTGCAAGAAACTGGTGCTGGCCGCCACTGCGGCCGGCGCAGTCATGGTGCCGGGCAAACCCAAGGTCTTGTGGATGATGGCCAGCCCCAGGCGCTACGTGCAGCCTTCCCATGTGATCCGTATTGCACCGCTGATCTACGGCGGCGCCTTCCGCCGCGACCCGGACCTGGCCATGCACCATGCGTCCAAGGTGCGCTCCGGCGGCAAGCTGGGCTACTACTGGCAGCTGTTCGCCGGCCTGGGCTGGACCAGCATCCACTGGCTGCACAAGATCCATCAGCCAACGCTGGTGCTGGCCGGTGACGACGACCCGCTGATCCCGCTGATCAACATGCGCCTGCTGGCCTGGCGGATTCCCAATGCCCAACTACACATAATCGACGATGGCCACCTGTTCCTGATTACCCGGGCCGAGGCCGTCGCACCGATCATCATGAAGTTTCTCCAGGAAGAACGTCAGCGCGCGGTGATGCACCCGCGCCCCGCCTCTGGCGGTTGA
- the pyrR gene encoding Bifunctional protein PyrR (*Name pyrR), with product MSLPNPADLIRQMAVDLRAHLTRRAITEPRYIGIRTGGVWVAQALQEAMGDTSPMGTLDVSFYRDDFSQNGLHPQVRPSELPFEVEGQHLVLVDDVLMSGRTIRAALNELFDYGRPASVTLVCLLDLDAGELPIRPNVLGATLSLAAHERVKLTGPAPLALERQDLASASAL from the coding sequence ATGAGCCTACCCAATCCCGCCGACCTGATTCGGCAGATGGCTGTCGACCTTCGTGCCCACCTGACGCGCCGGGCAATCACCGAGCCCCGCTACATCGGTATCCGCACCGGCGGTGTCTGGGTTGCCCAGGCCCTGCAGGAAGCCATGGGCGACACCAGCCCCATGGGTACTCTGGACGTGTCGTTCTACCGCGACGACTTCAGCCAGAACGGCCTGCACCCACAGGTGCGCCCGTCCGAGCTGCCGTTCGAGGTCGAAGGCCAGCACCTGGTGCTGGTGGATGACGTGCTGATGAGCGGTCGCACCATACGCGCGGCGCTCAACGAACTGTTCGATTATGGCCGCCCTGCCAGTGTCACCTTGGTCTGCCTGCTGGACCTGGATGCCGGCGAATTGCCGATCCGTCCGAATGTGCTGGGTGCCACCCTGTCGCTGGCCGCCCATGAACGGGTAAAATTGACCGGACCCGCACCGCTCGCCCTCGAGCGCCAGGACCTCGCCTCCGCTTCCGCCCTTTAA
- the phoP_2 gene encoding Alkaline phosphatase synthesis transcriptional regulatory protein PhoP (*Name phoP_2) → MEQPLKVMVIDDSRTIRRTAQMLLGEAGCEVITASDGFDALAKIVDHQPSIIFVDVLMPRLDGYQTCAVIKHNSAFKDTPVILLSSRDGLFDKARGRVVGSDQFLTKPFSKEELLDAIRAHVPGFTAPQQHAP, encoded by the coding sequence ATGGAACAACCCCTGAAGGTGATGGTGATCGACGATTCGCGCACGATCCGCCGCACCGCACAGATGTTGCTCGGTGAAGCGGGCTGCGAGGTGATCACCGCCAGCGATGGCTTCGATGCCCTGGCCAAGATCGTCGACCACCAGCCCAGCATCATCTTCGTCGATGTGCTGATGCCGCGCCTGGACGGCTACCAGACCTGCGCCGTGATCAAGCACAACAGTGCTTTCAAGGACACCCCGGTCATCCTGCTGTCGTCGCGCGACGGGCTGTTCGACAAGGCCCGCGGCCGGGTGGTGGGCTCTGATCAGTTCCTGACCAAACCGTTCAGCAAGGAAGAGCTGCTCGACGCGATCCGCGCCCACGTGCCCGGGTTTACCGCGCCTCAACAACACGCACCCTGA
- the gshB gene encoding Glutathione synthetase (*Name gshB), whose amino-acid sequence MSVRLGIVMDPIASISYKKDSSLAMLLAAQARGWSLFYMEQQDLYQGESKARARMRPLKVFADPAHWFELGEEQDSPLAELDVILMRKDPPFDMEFVYSTYLLEQAEHDGVLVVNRPQSLRDCNEKMFATLFPQCTTPTLVSRRPDIIREFAAKHVDVILKPLDGMGGTSIFRHRAGDPNLSVILETLTALGTQQIMAQAYLPAIKDGDKRILMIDGEPVDYCLARIPASGETRGNLAAGGRGEARPLTERDRWIAAQVGPTLREKGLLFVGLDVIGDYLTEINVTSPTCIREIDAAYNTDIGGKLMDAIDRKLKAR is encoded by the coding sequence ATGAGCGTTCGCCTCGGCATTGTCATGGACCCCATCGCGTCCATCTCCTACAAGAAGGACAGCTCGCTGGCCATGCTGCTGGCCGCCCAGGCACGCGGCTGGAGCCTGTTCTACATGGAACAGCAAGACCTGTACCAGGGCGAAAGCAAGGCCCGCGCCCGCATGCGCCCGCTGAAGGTATTTGCCGACCCGGCGCACTGGTTCGAACTGGGCGAGGAGCAGGACAGCCCGCTGGCCGAGCTGGACGTGATCCTGATGCGCAAGGACCCGCCGTTCGACATGGAGTTCGTCTACAGCACCTACCTGCTGGAGCAGGCCGAGCATGATGGCGTGCTGGTGGTCAACCGCCCGCAGAGCCTGCGCGACTGCAACGAGAAGATGTTCGCCACGCTGTTCCCGCAGTGCACCACCCCCACCTTGGTCAGCCGCCGCCCGGACATCATCCGCGAATTCGCGGCCAAGCATGTCGACGTGATCCTCAAGCCGCTGGATGGCATGGGCGGTACGTCGATCTTCCGTCACCGGGCTGGCGACCCCAACCTGTCGGTGATCCTCGAAACCCTGACCGCACTGGGTACCCAGCAGATCATGGCCCAGGCCTACCTGCCGGCAATCAAGGACGGCGACAAGCGCATCCTGATGATCGATGGCGAGCCGGTGGACTACTGCCTGGCGCGTATTCCGGCCAGCGGCGAGACCCGCGGCAACCTGGCCGCCGGCGGGCGTGGCGAAGCACGCCCGCTGACCGAACGCGACCGCTGGATCGCCGCCCAGGTCGGCCCTACCCTGCGCGAAAAGGGCCTGCTGTTCGTGGGCCTGGACGTGATTGGCGACTACCTCACCGAAATCAACGTCACCAGCCCCACCTGCATCCGCGAGATCGATGCCGCCTACAACACCGATATCGGTGGCAAGCTGATGGATGCCATTGATCGCAAGCTCAAGGCACGCTGA
- the hslU gene encoding ATP-dependent protease ATPase subunit HslU (*Name hslU) yields the protein MSMTPREIVHELNRHIIGQDDAKRAVAIALRNRWRRMQLPAELRAEVTPKNILMIGPTGVGKTEIARRLAKLANAPFLKVEATKFTEVGYVGRDVESIIRDLADAALKMLREQEIIRVRHRAEDAAEDRILDALLPQARVSSFSEEAAQTSSDSNTRQLFRKRLREGQLDDKEIEIEVADAVGVEIAAPPGMEEMTNQLQSLFANMGKGKRKARKLKVKEALKMVRDEEASRLVNEEELKAKALEAVEQHGIVFIDEIDKVAKRGNVGGADVSREGVQRDLLPLIEGCTVNTKLGMVKTDHILFIASGAFHLSKPSDLVPELQGRLPIRVELKALTPEDFERILQEPHASLTEQYQALLKTEGLNIEFQADGIKRLAEIAYQVNEKTENIGARRLHTLLERLLEEVSFSAGDLASAHDETPIQIDAAYVNSHLGELAQNEDLSRYIL from the coding sequence ATGTCCATGACCCCCCGCGAGATCGTCCACGAACTCAACCGCCACATCATCGGCCAGGACGACGCCAAGCGCGCTGTGGCCATCGCCCTGCGCAACCGCTGGCGCCGGATGCAGCTGCCTGCCGAGCTGCGTGCCGAAGTGACCCCGAAGAACATCCTGATGATCGGCCCTACCGGCGTCGGCAAGACCGAAATCGCCCGTCGCCTGGCCAAGCTGGCCAACGCGCCGTTCCTCAAGGTCGAAGCCACCAAGTTCACCGAAGTGGGCTACGTGGGCCGCGACGTCGAGTCGATCATCCGTGACCTGGCCGACGCCGCGCTGAAGATGCTGCGCGAGCAGGAGATCATCCGCGTGCGCCACCGCGCCGAGGACGCCGCTGAAGACCGTATCCTCGATGCCCTGCTGCCGCAGGCGCGGGTCAGCAGCTTCTCTGAAGAAGCTGCGCAGACCAGCAGCGATTCCAACACCCGTCAGCTGTTCCGCAAACGCCTGCGTGAAGGCCAGCTGGACGACAAGGAAATCGAAATCGAGGTGGCCGATGCCGTGGGCGTCGAAATTGCCGCGCCGCCCGGCATGGAAGAAATGACCAACCAGCTGCAAAGCCTGTTTGCCAACATGGGCAAGGGCAAGCGCAAGGCGCGCAAGCTGAAGGTGAAAGAAGCGCTGAAAATGGTTCGCGATGAAGAAGCGAGCCGCCTGGTCAACGAGGAAGAGCTCAAGGCCAAGGCCCTGGAAGCGGTCGAGCAGCACGGCATTGTGTTCATCGACGAAATCGACAAGGTTGCCAAGCGCGGCAACGTTGGCGGTGCCGATGTGTCCCGTGAAGGCGTGCAGCGCGACCTGCTGCCGCTGATCGAGGGCTGCACCGTCAACACCAAGCTGGGCATGGTCAAGACCGACCACATCCTGTTCATTGCCTCGGGTGCGTTCCACCTGAGCAAGCCAAGCGACTTGGTGCCCGAGCTGCAAGGCCGTCTGCCGATCCGTGTCGAGCTGAAGGCACTGACCCCGGAAGACTTCGAGCGCATCCTGCAAGAGCCGCACGCTTCGCTGACCGAGCAGTACCAGGCCCTGCTGAAGACCGAAGGCCTGAACATCGAGTTCCAGGCAGACGGCATCAAGCGCCTGGCCGAGATTGCCTACCAGGTGAACGAGAAAACCGAGAACATCGGTGCACGTCGCCTGCACACCCTGCTTGAGCGTTTGCTTGAAGAGGTGTCGTTCAGCGCTGGTGACCTGGCCAGTGCCCATGACGAAACGCCGATCCAGATCGACGCTGCGTATGTGAACAGCCACCTGGGTGAACTGGCGCAGAACGAAGACCTGTCGCGTTACATCCTGTAA
- the pyrC' gene encoding Dihydroorotase-like protein (*Name pyrC') — translation MTISILGARVIDPKTGLDQVTDLHLDGGRIAAIGAAPAGFSASRTIQADGLVAAPGLVDLGVSLREPGYSRKGNIASETRAAVAGGVTSLCCPPQTKPVLDTSAVAELILDRAREAANSKVYPIGALTKGLEGEQLAELVALRDTGCVAFGNGLKEIPNNRTLARALEYAATFDLTVVFHSQDRDLAQGGLAHEGAMASFLGLPGIPESAETVALARNLLLVEQSGVRAHFSQITSARGAQLIAQAQALGLPVTADVALYQLILTDESLREFSSLYHVQPPLRTAKDRDGLRAAVKSGVIQAISSHHQPHERDAKLAPFGATEPGISSVELLLPLAMTLVQDGLLDLPTLLARLSSGPAAALRLPAGELKVGGAADLILFDPQASTVAGEQWFSRGENCPFIGHCLPGAVRYTLVDGHVCHEA, via the coding sequence GTGACCATCAGTATTCTTGGCGCCCGGGTCATCGATCCCAAGACCGGCCTGGACCAGGTCACCGACCTGCACCTGGACGGTGGCCGCATTGCCGCCATCGGCGCCGCGCCGGCCGGTTTCAGCGCCAGCCGCACGATCCAGGCCGATGGCCTGGTCGCCGCACCTGGCCTGGTCGACCTGGGCGTGTCCCTGCGCGAGCCGGGCTACAGCCGCAAAGGCAACATCGCCAGCGAAACCCGCGCTGCCGTGGCAGGCGGTGTCACCAGCCTGTGCTGCCCGCCGCAGACCAAGCCGGTGCTGGACACCTCGGCGGTGGCCGAGCTTATCCTGGACCGTGCCCGCGAGGCCGCCAACAGCAAGGTGTACCCGATCGGCGCCCTGACCAAAGGCCTTGAAGGCGAGCAACTGGCCGAGCTGGTGGCCCTGCGCGATACCGGTTGCGTGGCCTTCGGCAACGGCCTGAAGGAAATCCCCAACAACCGTACCCTGGCCCGTGCCCTGGAGTACGCTGCCACTTTCGACCTGACCGTGGTGTTCCACTCCCAGGACCGCGACCTGGCCCAGGGCGGCCTGGCCCACGAAGGCGCCATGGCCAGCTTCCTCGGCCTGCCGGGCATCCCTGAAAGCGCCGAAACCGTGGCCCTGGCGCGCAACCTGCTGCTGGTGGAACAAAGCGGCGTGCGTGCGCACTTCAGCCAGATCACCAGCGCCCGTGGCGCCCAGCTGATTGCCCAGGCGCAGGCACTCGGCCTGCCGGTGACCGCCGATGTGGCGCTGTACCAGCTGATACTCACCGATGAATCGCTGCGCGAGTTTTCCAGCCTTTACCACGTGCAGCCACCGCTGCGCACCGCCAAAGACCGGGACGGCTTGCGCGCCGCCGTCAAATCGGGCGTGATCCAGGCGATTTCCAGCCATCACCAGCCGCATGAACGCGATGCCAAGCTGGCCCCGTTCGGCGCCACCGAGCCGGGCATCAGCAGCGTCGAGTTGCTGCTGCCACTGGCCATGACCCTGGTGCAGGACGGCCTGCTCGACCTGCCGACCTTGCTGGCCCGCCTGAGCAGCGGCCCTGCTGCTGCCCTGCGCCTGCCGGCCGGTGAGCTGAAAGTGGGTGGCGCGGCCGACCTGATACTGTTCGACCCGCAAGCTTCCACCGTTGCCGGCGAGCAGTGGTTCTCACGCGGCGAGAACTGCCCGTTCATCGGCCACTGCCTGCCAGGTGCGGTGCGTTATACCTTGGTCGATGGGCACGTCTGCCACGAGGCCTGA
- the pyrB gene encoding Aspartate carbamoyltransferase (*Name pyrB): protein MTPIDAKRPLQLNDQGQLRHFLSLDGLPRELLTEILDTADSFLEVGARAVKKVPLLRGKTVCNVFFENSTRTRTTFELAAQRLSADVISLNVSTSSTSKGETLFDTLRNLEAMAADMFVVRHSDSGAAHFIAEHVCPDVAVINGGDGRHAHPTQGMLDMLTIRRHKGSFENLSVAIVGDILHSRVARSDMLALKALGCPDIRVIGPKTLIPIGIEQYGVKVYTDLAEGLKDVDVVIMLRLQRERMAGGLLPSEGEFYRLFGLTTARLAGAKPDAIVMHPGPINRGVEIESAVADGKHSVILNQVTYGIAVRMAVLSMAMSGQNAQRQFDQENAL, encoded by the coding sequence ATGACGCCAATCGACGCCAAGCGCCCGCTGCAGCTCAATGATCAGGGCCAGCTGCGCCACTTCCTCTCGCTCGACGGTTTGCCCCGCGAACTGCTCACCGAGATCCTCGACACCGCCGACTCCTTCCTGGAAGTCGGTGCCCGGGCCGTGAAAAAAGTCCCCTTGCTGCGCGGCAAGACCGTGTGCAACGTGTTCTTCGAGAACTCGACCCGTACCCGCACCACCTTCGAACTGGCGGCCCAGCGCCTGTCGGCCGACGTTATCAGCCTCAACGTGTCGACGTCCTCGACCAGCAAGGGCGAGACCCTGTTCGACACCCTGCGCAACCTCGAAGCCATGGCTGCCGACATGTTTGTGGTACGCCATTCCGACTCCGGTGCCGCACACTTCATCGCCGAGCACGTGTGCCCGGATGTCGCCGTGATCAACGGCGGTGACGGCCGCCACGCGCACCCGACCCAGGGCATGCTCGACATGCTCACCATCCGCCGCCACAAGGGCAGCTTCGAGAACCTCTCGGTGGCCATTGTCGGCGATATCCTGCACTCGCGCGTGGCCCGCTCCGACATGCTGGCGCTCAAGGCGCTGGGCTGCCCGGACATCCGCGTGATCGGCCCGAAAACCCTGATCCCGATCGGCATCGAACAGTACGGTGTGAAGGTCTACACCGACCTGGCCGAAGGCCTGAAAGACGTCGACGTGGTGATCATGCTGCGCCTGCAACGCGAGCGCATGGCCGGCGGCCTGCTGCCCAGCGAAGGCGAGTTCTACCGCCTGTTCGGCCTGACTACCGCGCGCCTGGCCGGGGCCAAGCCTGACGCCATCGTCATGCACCCGGGCCCGATCAACCGTGGCGTGGAAATCGAGTCGGCCGTGGCCGACGGCAAGCACTCGGTGATCCTCAATCAGGTCACCTACGGCATCGCCGTGCGCATGGCCGTGTTGTCCATGGCCATGAGCGGGCAGAACGCGCAACGTCAATTCGACCAGGAGAACGCCCTGTGA
- the pleD_2 gene encoding Response regulator PleD (*Name pleD_2) has product MARVLIVDDSPTEMYRLTEWLEKHGYQVLKASNGADGVALARQDKPDAVLMDIVMPGMNGFQATRQLSKDPETSAIPVIVVTTKDQETDRIWATRQGARDFLTKPVEEDALIAKLKEVLGLDHPPARRVADRLRAVAGH; this is encoded by the coding sequence ATGGCCCGAGTTCTGATTGTCGACGACTCGCCGACAGAGATGTACCGCTTGACCGAATGGCTGGAAAAGCACGGCTACCAGGTGCTCAAGGCCAGCAACGGTGCCGACGGCGTGGCCCTGGCCCGCCAGGACAAGCCCGATGCGGTGTTGATGGACATCGTCATGCCTGGCATGAACGGTTTCCAGGCCACCCGCCAGCTCAGCAAGGACCCGGAAACCAGCGCTATCCCCGTGATCGTGGTCACCACCAAGGACCAGGAAACCGACCGCATCTGGGCCACGCGCCAGGGTGCCCGTGACTTCCTGACCAAACCGGTGGAAGAAGACGCGCTGATCGCCAAGCTCAAAGAAGTGCTGGGGCTTGACCACCCGCCCGCAAGGCGCGTCGCTGACCGCCTTCGAGCTGTTGCTGGACATTGA